One region of Thiomonas intermedia genomic DNA includes:
- a CDS encoding thioredoxin fold domain-containing protein, whose amino-acid sequence MASHPSLHRRQVLRGLGAVACLAAWPAAQAQSARQAEGVLAQIGKATYIAEGKGERALYIFFDPNCPFCHELYKKLRGLVGKTDVQFRWIPLGMLTASSLPKAAAILQSPDPLQAFQKNENDYDFAANGQPGGGIEPAASITAKVQAELAANLAIYNGQKLFGVPVVVWRKTDGRADMMIGVPSDAQIQIMLKEAK is encoded by the coding sequence ATGGCTTCACATCCGTCGTTGCATCGTCGTCAGGTTCTGCGCGGCCTCGGCGCGGTCGCATGCCTCGCCGCCTGGCCCGCAGCCCAGGCGCAGAGCGCCCGGCAGGCTGAAGGCGTGCTGGCACAAATCGGCAAGGCCACCTACATCGCCGAAGGCAAGGGTGAGCGTGCGCTGTACATTTTTTTCGATCCGAACTGCCCGTTCTGCCATGAGCTGTATAAAAAACTGCGCGGCCTGGTGGGCAAGACCGATGTGCAGTTCCGCTGGATTCCGCTGGGCATGCTCACCGCAAGCAGCCTGCCCAAGGCGGCAGCCATCCTGCAGTCGCCCGATCCCTTGCAGGCGTTCCAGAAAAACGAGAACGACTACGACTTCGCGGCCAACGGCCAGCCGGGCGGAGGTATCGAGCCCGCGGCTTCCATCACGGCCAAGGTTCAGGCGGAGCTGGCTGCCAATCTGGCGATCTACAACGGCCAGAAGCTGTTCGGCGTGCCGGTGGTCGTGTGGCGCAAGACGGATGGCCGCGCCGACATGATGATCGGCGTGCCGTCGGATGCGCAGATCCAGATCATGCTGAAGGAGGCGAAGTAA
- a CDS encoding copper chaperone PCu(A)C: MTIRVFTRRQALAMIPAVLMLTSASAALAQGAGAIAVTQAQALPSIPGARNGGGFLTLVNHGKTDDKIVAASSPVCGHVELHTMSMENNVMRMREVETIPVPAGKTLRMQPGSGYHLMFMDLKAPLKVGETVPVTIKFAAGGHMEVKLKVEPRDKIASDASMPGKDMHGGMR; encoded by the coding sequence ATGACGATCCGCGTGTTCACCCGCCGACAGGCCCTGGCGATGATTCCCGCTGTGTTGATGCTGACCAGCGCGTCGGCCGCGCTGGCCCAAGGCGCCGGCGCGATCGCGGTGACGCAGGCCCAGGCGCTGCCGTCGATACCCGGCGCCCGCAACGGCGGTGGCTTTCTCACCCTCGTCAACCACGGCAAGACCGATGACAAGATCGTTGCCGCTTCATCGCCCGTCTGCGGTCATGTGGAACTGCACACCATGAGCATGGAGAACAACGTGATGCGCATGCGTGAAGTGGAAACCATTCCGGTGCCTGCTGGCAAGACCTTGCGCATGCAGCCGGGCTCGGGCTATCACCTTATGTTCATGGACCTGAAAGCGCCGTTGAAAGTGGGCGAGACGGTACCTGTGACGATCAAGTTCGCGGCAGGCGGGCACATGGAGGTGAAACTCAAGGTGGAGCCGCGGGACAAGATCGCCAGTGACGCCTCCATGCCGGGCAAGGACATGCACGGCGGCATGCGCTGA
- the ubiD gene encoding 4-hydroxy-3-polyprenylbenzoate decarboxylase gives MKYRDLRDFLSQLEALSLLRRTAEPVSPHLEMTAVCDALLRGGGPAVLFERPTGHAMPVLGNLFGTPQRVAMGMGAKDLSELRRIGEVLARLKEPEPPKGLKDAGELMHLVKAVWDMRPSTVSRPVCQQVVLEGDEVDLHRLPMQTCWPGDVAPLLTWGLVITRGPQDVPRPRKRQNLGIYRQQRIGRRQLIMRWLTHRGGALDFREFALAHPGQPFPVAVALGADPATTLGAVTPVPDTLSEYQFAGLLRGARTEVARCVGLDLQVPASAEIVLEGHLPPAEPGWRGESETGVPLMEKNGYLHALEGPFGDHTGYYNEQDWFPVFEVQRITHRDQPIYHSTYTGKPPDEPAVLGVALNEVFVPILQKQYPEIVDFYLPPEGCSYRLAVVSIRKAYAGHAKRVMFGIWGFLRQFLYTKFIVVTDADVNIRDWNDVIWAITTRMDPVRDTLLVDNTPIDYLDFASPQSGLGGKMGLDATHKWPGETQREWGRAIVPDEAVKARMQSLIDTLSAQPPP, from the coding sequence ATGAAATACCGGGATCTGCGTGATTTTCTCTCCCAGTTGGAGGCTCTTTCCCTGCTGCGGCGCACGGCCGAACCCGTCTCGCCTCATCTCGAGATGACGGCCGTCTGCGACGCCCTGCTTCGGGGGGGCGGACCGGCGGTGCTGTTCGAGCGACCGACGGGCCATGCCATGCCGGTGCTGGGCAATCTGTTCGGCACGCCCCAGCGCGTAGCCATGGGCATGGGTGCGAAGGATCTCAGCGAACTGCGCCGGATCGGCGAAGTGCTCGCCCGCCTCAAAGAGCCCGAACCGCCGAAGGGCCTCAAGGACGCCGGCGAGTTGATGCATCTGGTCAAGGCTGTCTGGGACATGCGCCCGAGCACGGTATCGCGCCCCGTCTGCCAGCAGGTCGTACTGGAAGGTGACGAGGTGGACTTGCACCGCTTGCCGATGCAGACCTGCTGGCCGGGCGACGTGGCGCCGCTGCTCACCTGGGGGCTGGTGATCACGCGCGGCCCGCAGGATGTGCCGCGTCCGCGCAAGCGGCAGAACCTGGGCATCTACCGCCAGCAGCGCATCGGCCGCCGCCAGCTCATCATGCGCTGGCTGACGCATCGGGGAGGCGCCCTCGATTTCCGCGAATTCGCCCTGGCCCACCCTGGACAGCCCTTTCCGGTGGCCGTCGCGCTGGGCGCCGACCCGGCCACCACGCTGGGCGCGGTCACCCCCGTGCCCGACACCCTGAGCGAGTACCAGTTCGCGGGGCTGTTGCGCGGCGCCCGCACCGAAGTGGCGCGCTGCGTCGGTCTCGACCTGCAGGTTCCGGCGTCTGCGGAAATCGTGCTCGAAGGTCATCTCCCGCCCGCTGAGCCGGGCTGGCGGGGTGAAAGCGAAACCGGCGTGCCCCTGATGGAGAAAAACGGCTACCTCCATGCCCTCGAAGGGCCGTTCGGCGACCACACCGGGTATTACAACGAGCAGGACTGGTTTCCCGTCTTCGAGGTCCAGCGCATCACCCACCGCGACCAGCCGATCTATCACTCCACCTATACCGGCAAGCCGCCCGATGAACCGGCGGTGCTGGGCGTGGCGCTCAACGAGGTGTTCGTCCCGATTCTGCAGAAACAGTACCCGGAGATCGTCGACTTCTACCTGCCGCCCGAAGGATGCAGCTACCGGCTCGCCGTGGTGTCCATCCGCAAAGCCTATGCCGGTCACGCCAAGCGGGTGATGTTCGGCATCTGGGGCTTTCTGCGGCAGTTCCTCTACACCAAGTTCATCGTCGTCACCGACGCGGATGTGAACATTCGCGACTGGAACGACGTGATCTGGGCCATCACCACCCGCATGGACCCGGTGCGCGACACGCTTCTGGTGGACAACACCCCGATCGACTACCTCGATTTCGCCTCGCCGCAGTCGGGCCTTGGCGGCAAGATGGGACTGGACGCCACCCACAAATGGCCGGGCGAGACCCAGCGCGAATGGGGCCGCGCCATCGTGCCCGACGAAGCCGTGAAAGCGCGCATGCAAAGTCTGATCGACACCTTGTCGGCGCAACCGCCCCCCTGA
- a CDS encoding HPP family protein, with product MSGAQTAGSPRVGWVEWLRVSVGAVLGVAAVGLLSRFVETGTGWTQAAWLVAPIGASAVIVFALPSSPLGRPWSVIGGNTLGTLMGIVSAAWIGPTWIAAGVAVGAAIALMLQARCLHPPGGAAALLAVLTHTTDWRFALMPVALNSALLVAAAWLWHAATRRPHPAPSAGAEALLPNTDDLSSAIDAAVTRYGEVLDIDRATLRNLLEEAQTQAYRQRLDAVSCADIMQRDVQVARPDESVAEAQDRLTEHGIKALPVIDRHRQVVGIVTAADLRLNPEGAPSAMRESSAPVAARMTRQVRVVSQTRHLSELIPLFASSGHHHLPVIDASARLTGMITQSDVMRALHRTPVTLLTSPPSA from the coding sequence TTGAGCGGCGCTCAAACCGCGGGCAGCCCCCGCGTCGGCTGGGTCGAGTGGCTGCGCGTTTCGGTTGGCGCGGTGCTCGGCGTTGCCGCCGTCGGGCTGCTGAGCCGCTTCGTCGAAACGGGCACGGGCTGGACGCAGGCCGCCTGGCTGGTCGCCCCCATCGGGGCCAGTGCCGTCATCGTGTTTGCCCTGCCCAGCAGTCCGCTGGGACGGCCGTGGTCGGTCATAGGCGGCAACACGCTGGGTACGCTGATGGGCATCGTCAGCGCGGCCTGGATCGGACCGACCTGGATCGCGGCCGGGGTGGCGGTGGGCGCGGCCATTGCCCTGATGCTGCAGGCCCGCTGCCTTCATCCGCCGGGCGGCGCGGCCGCTTTGCTGGCGGTGCTGACGCACACCACCGACTGGCGCTTCGCCCTCATGCCCGTGGCGCTCAATTCAGCCTTGCTCGTGGCCGCGGCATGGCTCTGGCATGCCGCCACGCGGCGTCCTCACCCCGCACCGTCCGCCGGGGCCGAGGCCCTGTTGCCCAATACCGACGATCTGTCCAGCGCCATCGACGCGGCGGTGACACGCTACGGCGAAGTGCTCGACATCGATCGGGCGACGCTGCGCAACCTGCTTGAAGAAGCGCAGACCCAGGCCTACCGCCAGCGCCTGGACGCCGTGAGCTGCGCCGACATCATGCAGCGCGACGTGCAGGTCGCCCGGCCCGATGAAAGCGTGGCCGAGGCCCAGGACCGTCTGACCGAACACGGCATCAAGGCGCTGCCGGTGATCGACCGGCATCGACAGGTCGTCGGCATTGTGACCGCCGCCGACCTGCGTCTGAACCCCGAGGGCGCCCCCAGCGCCATGCGAGAGTCTTCCGCGCCCGTGGCCGCACGCATGACGCGGCAGGTGCGCGTCGTCTCGCAAACGCGGCATCTCTCCGAACTGATCCCGCTGTTCGCCAGCAGCGGCCATCACCATCTGCCGGTCATCGACGCGTCGGCGCGGCTCACCGGCATGATCACGCAAAGCGACGTGATGCGGGCGCTGCATCGCACCCCGGTGACCCTGCTTACTTCGCCTCCTTCAGCATGA
- a CDS encoding SLAC1 anion channel family protein: protein MSTAPTPQPAETAHASSWLAHFPITLFATVMGTSGLAIAWHKSAQVLSMPHGVGIGLSYVALTLFAVLLLGYAAKVARHYGEFKAEFGHPVRVSFFPAISISAILLSIAFLHVLPGLSWALWWTGVALHLIFTVVIMSSWIHHTHYQIQHSTPAWFIPVVGNILVPIAGMTHGSPEISWFFFSVGLVFWIVLLTVMMNRFFFHPPVPTKLLPTLFILIAPPAVGFLSYLALDGGVVDSFARVLFYVALFTTLLLFYQLPQFRKVPFFMSWWAYSFPMAAITIASLTMGSKIGSGFLMGLGGALLAVTTALIALLAVLTVRAIAAGKVFIPE, encoded by the coding sequence ATGTCCACCGCACCCACCCCTCAGCCCGCCGAAACGGCGCACGCCAGCAGCTGGCTGGCGCACTTCCCCATCACCTTGTTCGCCACGGTGATGGGCACGTCCGGTCTGGCGATCGCCTGGCACAAGTCGGCGCAGGTGCTGTCCATGCCGCACGGTGTGGGCATCGGCCTGAGCTATGTCGCGCTGACTCTTTTTGCCGTGCTGCTGCTGGGCTACGCGGCCAAGGTGGCGCGGCACTACGGTGAGTTCAAGGCGGAGTTCGGCCATCCGGTGCGCGTGAGCTTCTTTCCGGCCATTTCCATCAGCGCCATTCTGCTGTCCATCGCCTTTCTGCATGTGCTGCCGGGGCTGTCGTGGGCGCTCTGGTGGACTGGGGTGGCGCTGCACCTGATTTTCACCGTGGTCATCATGTCATCGTGGATCCATCACACGCATTACCAGATCCAGCATTCCACGCCGGCCTGGTTCATCCCGGTGGTGGGCAACATCCTGGTGCCCATTGCAGGCATGACGCACGGCTCGCCCGAGATCTCCTGGTTCTTCTTCAGCGTCGGCCTGGTGTTCTGGATCGTGTTGCTGACGGTGATGATGAACCGCTTCTTCTTCCATCCGCCCGTGCCCACCAAACTGCTGCCCACGCTGTTCATCCTGATCGCGCCACCGGCCGTGGGCTTTCTCTCCTATCTGGCGCTCGATGGCGGCGTGGTCGACAGCTTCGCACGGGTGCTGTTCTATGTGGCGCTGTTCACCACCTTGCTGCTGTTCTATCAATTGCCGCAGTTCCGCAAGGTGCCGTTCTTCATGTCGTGGTGGGCCTATTCCTTCCCGATGGCGGCGATCACCATCGCCTCGCTCACCATGGGCAGCAAGATCGGCAGCGGCTTTCTCATGGGCCTGGGCGGCGCGCTGCTGGCCGTGACCACCGCGCTCATCGCCCTGCTCGCGGTGCTCACGGTCAGGGCCATCGCGGCCGGCAAGGTGTTCATCCCGGAATAA
- the pdxH gene encoding pyridoxamine 5'-phosphate oxidase, with translation MKSLTDLRKDYSRAELDEAHADADPFRQFEHWLQQAMDAQVPEPNAMTLATVGEGGRPSTRVVLIKQVDTRGIVWYTNYASRKGRELAEHPFAALQFHWVELERVVRIEGRVEKVDADESDAYFASRPLASRLGAWASPQSAPIEGRGTLLKRAAEFGLRYGVNPPRPPHWGGYRLLPDAWEFWQGRPSRLHDRLAYTLQGEGRWGVRRLAP, from the coding sequence ATGAAATCACTGACCGATTTGCGCAAGGATTATTCGAGGGCCGAACTCGACGAGGCGCATGCCGACGCCGATCCCTTCAGGCAGTTCGAGCACTGGCTGCAACAGGCGATGGACGCCCAGGTGCCCGAGCCCAATGCCATGACCCTGGCCACGGTGGGCGAAGGCGGGCGCCCGTCCACCCGCGTGGTGCTGATCAAGCAGGTCGATACGCGGGGCATCGTCTGGTACACCAACTATGCCAGCCGCAAGGGCCGGGAGCTTGCGGAACATCCCTTCGCGGCGCTGCAGTTCCACTGGGTGGAACTCGAGCGTGTGGTGCGCATCGAGGGCCGGGTGGAAAAGGTCGATGCCGACGAGTCCGACGCCTACTTCGCCAGCCGTCCGCTGGCCTCGCGCCTCGGCGCCTGGGCTTCACCGCAGAGTGCGCCGATCGAGGGTCGCGGCACTTTGCTCAAGCGCGCTGCCGAATTCGGTCTGCGCTATGGCGTGAACCCGCCCCGCCCGCCGCACTGGGGAGGCTATCGTCTGCTGCCCGATGCCTGGGAGTTCTGGCAGGGGCGGCCCTCGCGTCTGCACGACCGCCTGGCCTACACGCTGCAGGGCGAAGGGCGCTGGGGGGTCAGGCGTTTGGCGCCCTGA
- a CDS encoding lytic transglycosylase domain-containing protein: MQSSLPRARRLVGGFWELTHQTLMMVGLFVVAGGAYLYFQPKAMSTLDRGLTQWVMARKTATDELQALAQKPADVLLPVAQAAPLPSSALPALTLQQRTVSNWLARRYSIAPNAMAQLVSAAWTVGRQEKLDPLLILAVMAVESSFNPYAASSVGATGLMQVMAGVHRDKFAPFGGPQASIDPLANMRVGALVLRDAISRGGSVRVGLRYYVGATTDANEGGYADKVLAEQEQLERVAGLPPKAAAPMTASAGHVVSPQALSAVAKSTVATEPSTALQKHASLT; this comes from the coding sequence ATGCAATCTTCCCTGCCGCGCGCGCGTCGGTTGGTGGGAGGTTTTTGGGAATTGACCCACCAGACTTTGATGATGGTGGGCTTGTTTGTGGTGGCCGGTGGTGCGTATTTGTACTTCCAGCCCAAGGCGATGAGCACGCTGGACCGCGGCCTGACTCAGTGGGTCATGGCGCGCAAGACGGCGACCGATGAGCTGCAGGCTCTGGCGCAGAAGCCGGCCGATGTGCTGTTGCCCGTGGCGCAAGCGGCGCCCCTGCCCAGCAGCGCCTTGCCTGCGCTGACGCTGCAGCAGCGCACCGTATCCAACTGGCTGGCGCGACGCTACAGCATTGCGCCCAATGCCATGGCCCAGCTCGTCAGCGCGGCCTGGACGGTGGGACGGCAGGAAAAGCTCGATCCGCTGCTGATTCTGGCGGTGATGGCCGTCGAGTCGTCATTCAACCCTTATGCGGCCAGCAGCGTGGGCGCCACCGGGCTCATGCAGGTGATGGCCGGCGTGCATCGTGACAAATTTGCGCCCTTTGGCGGCCCTCAGGCCAGCATCGATCCGCTGGCCAATATGCGCGTGGGCGCCCTGGTGCTCAGAGATGCGATCAGCCGCGGGGGTTCGGTGCGGGTGGGGCTGCGCTATTACGTTGGCGCCACGACCGATGCGAACGAGGGCGGCTATGCCGACAAAGTGCTGGCCGAACAGGAGCAGCTCGAACGCGTGGCGGGGCTGCCGCCCAAGGCTGCGGCGCCGATGACGGCCAGCGCAGGCCATGTCGTGTCACCGCAAGCGTTGTCGGCTGTCGCCAAATCGACCGTGGCGACCGAGCCATCGACGGCCCTGCAGAAGCACGCTTCCCTCACCTGA
- the msrA gene encoding peptide-methionine (S)-S-oxide reductase MsrA, giving the protein MSTFALPSLPQRITLAGGCFWCLDAAYRPLRGVLRVECGYSNGTTLRPSYREVCTGQTGHAEVVRLDFDPDVLNLDTVLDVFFAMHDPTTLNRQGNDIGTQYRSGIYTHDGAQLTAVRAYVQRLRDQALFADPIVTEIAPESNYSPAESEHQDYFAHHPYQGYCAAVIAPKVDKLRRKYAALLRESA; this is encoded by the coding sequence ATGTCAACCTTCGCCCTGCCCTCTTTGCCTCAGCGCATCACCCTCGCGGGAGGATGCTTCTGGTGCCTCGACGCCGCCTACCGTCCCTTGCGCGGCGTGTTGCGCGTGGAGTGCGGCTACAGCAACGGCACCACGCTGCGTCCGAGCTACCGGGAGGTCTGCACCGGCCAGACCGGGCATGCCGAGGTCGTCCGCCTGGACTTCGATCCCGACGTGCTCAATCTGGACACGGTACTGGACGTGTTCTTCGCCATGCACGACCCCACCACCCTGAACCGCCAGGGCAACGACATCGGCACGCAATACCGCTCGGGCATCTACACCCACGACGGCGCCCAGCTCACGGCCGTGCGCGCCTATGTGCAGCGCCTGCGCGACCAGGCGCTGTTCGCCGATCCCATCGTGACCGAGATCGCGCCGGAATCCAACTACAGCCCTGCCGAATCGGAACATCAGGACTATTTCGCCCACCATCCCTACCAGGGGTATTGCGCCGCCGTCATCGCACCCAAGGTGGACAAGCTGCGTCGAAAGTACGCCGCGCTGCTGCGCGAGTCGGCATGA